The following is a genomic window from Malus sylvestris chromosome 7, drMalSylv7.2, whole genome shotgun sequence.
AATGAGCACGGTACTCCTTGTAAGTCATGCCTCCATTGCCAACTTCCAACATATCCGGATCtgcccaaaagaaaaagatggaGTATGAAAATTAAATCTTTGATGCCttgaaaaatctgtttcaaAAAGCTCGTGTTATACCATTCCATCCACCAGGTCCTGCATACGCTGCCCACTTGTCATTCAAATCAGCAATTGTTGTCATGCTTAACAACAGAAGAACAGCCAACTTAATCAGTATGACCACTGACGATTTTATTAACAATTTAACAGTAAAACTACAGGATCGTGTATATAAGACCTTGCAGCCAAATAATAACAGCCAGAAACAATGATAGACAACAAATGTGAGACATTCTTGTACAATTACTGAGACAAATGCATATATGAGCACCATCAACTTGGAAGTTAAGAAGCACTTTTAAGGGTCCTCTAAGGTGAAAGCATATACCACAAACCAGTTCTGACGGTATAGTACAAATTATGGTTTCAGTGTGCACAAGTAGAACTATGATATAACCCCCGACACTGTGAAGTTACTGTCCTTGTTAATGGGTAAAGAGTTATAACCTCGCCCAAGTATCATTAATGTCATCTGTAGTACGCCAACTATTTCCAACCTTTCCAGCCCACAAAGCAGGGTCGTCAACACCCCTGTCAAATAAAGAATTTATGAATCAGGATTTCCATAAACTTAACTAATCCAAATACTATAACACAGATCAATAAACTGGATTACCATTCACAAAGCGAATAGAAAATTGTGCGCCCAGATGCATTTAGGGCCTCACGCATTGGTGGGTATCTGGAATGTATGAAACCACATCAAATCAATTTATAGCTAAATCCAATTCCCTCGCCATTAAAATCGAGAGTAAGAAGAGCCAATACCGTTCTTTTGGTGGGATCCCCAGGTTATAACAGTTGTCATACTTCAAATAATCCACATCCTGAAAATACAACTTACTAATTATCAACGAACCCATGCCTCCCAAGTTTAGATTGCAGACAAATTGTTTATTTAGAAGTGGAGATAAGGGGAATAGGTTATACATTGTGACACTGTCAAATATTTAAGCAACACCACTTTTTTGCAAACATCGATTAAAGTCTATTAACATTGAGAGTAATCAAAATATACGGCTTTAAATTTAGTAGAAATGAGCACAGTATTTGCATGGAGGTCAATCTGTTCTACATGAATTTCAGTCTTTCACTTACACAAGCAATATAAAATGCGGAAACAGTGTCCAAGGGTGTTGAATGGATGCCAAACCAAAGATATACACATTcaacaaaaattgaatagagGAAACAGAAACTGACCCAAGAAGCAAATAGCTTTGCATCCGCACTTTCATGATAAAGTGATCCTGGTCGAACTTGACATGTAAAAACCCTACAAAATAGAATTGGTGATGAGTAGCCAGGAAATTGTACTGAGTATAGCACTTGATATTCGAATAAAAATACATAAGAGTTTCATTCATCCTACCCAGCATCAGAATAAATTCCAAGCTTGAGTCCTTTTCCATGTATATAATCAGCAAGAGCTTTAATTCCCGATGGAAATGTTTTAGGTTCAGGGACCAATTGACCCTGAAACAAGAACAGTACGGAGTTCAAAATTTTAGCATACATCAAATTCACAGTTTTACAAGTATATGCTTTTCCATGCAAAGAACCTACATATGAAAAGTCATATTCTTCCTGCCATGACAATCCATTGTGCACATATATTCATAGAGGGCAGAAGAACTTATAGATACTGTACTGAGATATGATTTTGACAAGTTGCACTTAAATAACTCAATGCCGAAGTGTCTTCTTATACGACGAAGACAGTATTCCCCACAGACAACAAGATCAACAATTACTGATACAAATTATAGAGACGGGGAGAAATACATCTTGGTTTAGGTAATGCAATTCAACTGACCTCAGAATTTCGTGTTGGAGAAGACCAGCAATCATCTGCACTCATTGACATTGCATTACATCATAAGTACGAGCAAGTGtttaagtttaccaaatacttaAGACATGCCAAAACGATACCTATATTGACATACGCATAACCTAATTCTGCTAGGCCAGTTGAGATGAGCGCATCAGCTGTCCATCATCAAAATAAACGTCAGTACTTCCGCAAAACTCGGTTAAGGATGAAGAAATGTTGATACATTGAACCGATCGAATCATCGAATCATGTTGGTCTTTTTTCCCAATTAGTATAAGCATATATTTACCATGTGCCGGATACACACCAGCAAAACAAACATTGATGCAATAAGGAAATGCAACCAATAATCTATAAATGGTATCGGAGCAAAATCAATCGCAACGAAAAGAGTACCGGTTTCCTTGATCACGGTTTCATTGATATTGCAAGCAAAGAAATTCCAGCTATTCCACCTGCCCACATACAATACAATGcgtatcaacaaaaaaaattacaacgTCAAGAAGTGAACTTTCATTTCATATATGCAAAAACAAGTAAACCACCAGAAAGGTAATTAAACTGAAATTCCCAGCTACCCAACTCCAAaaccccacaaaaaaaaaaatccaattaaCATAAAGATTTTATATTTTCCATCAAATACAAACAATCCAAAAGCTGGGTAGGAGTAAGCAGACCAAGAAAgaacaaacttcaaacttctAATACTACAAGTTAGAGAGAAAGCGAGAGAGGAACCCCATCTGAGGCGTTTGAGCCAAGCCGTTGTTGAGCTGCAAAATGCCATACTTGGAAGTATCAAAAATGCGATTAAATGTTGGTCTTTGAAAACTGGGTTTCTCCTGGGTTTGCAGGAGAGGCGTTACTCTGACTGCAATTGCCAAGGAAACCACCGacagagagagaaacagagtgtagagagagagagtgatccTCCTCTTCGCCATTGTTGAAGGAATGCTATGTTCTTTTCCTCCTTCTGTGTTCTTTTGGCTTTTTCAAACTGTGAGTGTGAATTGGGAGGAACCGAGAATGTTCGACGAAGAAGGAAAATACCGACGTGGAatatcaaatccccctttatccGCTTAATTTATGCACATGACAGGTCAGCACTCGCCAATTTTTTGtcttttaattacaaattaaattattggATTACGTTCCAAGAATCAAGCATTAAACAAGGATTATCCAATGTTATGAGTCATCCTCTCTCTTTTTAGATTGATGTATCTTTTTATTTGAGAACtgttattaacatttaaaaaaaaatattttacactCTTTATAAATGTATTtgtctttctaattataaaaaatttagaatgcggaataagatttttgaagtgtcaataacaattaatttttatttattcatagcAAAATTATGACTTTGATCTTTGTAGTTTGGATGAAGTTTTGTTTCGCTTTTTTTGTAGCGCTTGTTACATGTTACATGTTACAATTCAAGGACACTGAGTGGAATTCCACATCACTTCATATAAGGAACGGTTTATggttgtttaaatttttttaaaatcagtTTTTTTAAGAGGTTGGGGTCTTAATTGTGTTtgtaaatagaaaataaaaaattcttttCAAGATCATAAATCCAAAACAGCGTAAAGCAAAATAAGCACATACTTctcaaaaatgttattttttcatTGAAAACAATGAACAATACCAATTATTATTGACAATCATAcctccattttttatttttttattttttttcgctaaaaacacttttagcaTTGTAGTTTACCAAtatttacatgttttttttacaattatttttTCTCACAACACAACCAGGggcggatccacagtggggtcgtcggggtcgcacgaccccttggaaAGCATGGAAACAACCTTGAAGCTCCCATACGCGACCTCTTGGAGCTGGGGTCGTCGGGGTCGGAGTCACACGCCAAGTGTTCGACAAAAATCCTGAACGAAGCTCGGCACtgcaggaagaggaagaagaagaagcaagcTATTACTATGCCATACGGATATGCTTGAGTTTGCATCCATTGATGAATTCTGCAATACCACATTTGATCCGTCTTTTGTTTCCCTAAGCCGGATGTTGGATGCTATGGCGCTTCTCATTCCTCACCTTAAATGCAATTGTGTGCAGGTGATGAAGAGACCCGGTGTAATTATAAGACCGCTCGAGTTTGAGGAGGTGAATCCTCAAGGAAAAGTAGAGGATCACAAACAGAGTGGAAAGAAACAGAAACAGAAAAAGAGGAATAAGAGTAACAAGAGTAAAAGCGGTAGTGACAGAATTGTGACAAAGGTGAAGACTAAGCTCAAGAGTTGATTAATACAAAactgtttttgggttttttttttctttccagttCCATTCTTTCCATGGCGTAAGCGTCATCAATTTTCTACGTTTTGGAAGATGAAAGAGTTAGAAGAGAAGACAGATCGAGCGGGGATGCTTAATCTATGCGTGCTGGTAGAAATTCAATTGCCATAATTTTTGTATCTTTTAATTCTTTTCTCTTCTCCTGTGTTGCATGCAGTAGTTTGGTAGAAACTGTATCAGCTATGTATTAAAGCCATTTAACTtatccgacactgcaccaaacgcccgactaatgGAGTTAGTACTATCCGACGACTATTTATCTTATCcgactgaaatagtcagtacagtccgaagTACCAAACGaggctaaaaaaaaatttcgcgcTGCGCGCGCTATGACCCCACAaacattatttcctggatccgccactgaacacaacaaaaacaattttaaataaaagcaCATCAACTCCATATTAACCCGAATTCATTTATGTATATACGTCAATTGCGATTAGCAGTTTTGtagataaaaaataatgaatCATATACATAAAAGATGAACTTTTTCTTAAGTATAAAATTACTTTACAGACGTGGCATTTGGAGATGATATCGAGCAATTGACCATATGACACTTGATGAGTTTCTCTGCTAATTCTTCAAAGGGTGGCAATGGAAGAGAGATTATCATTACTTGCGAAGCTTTCTAAACCCAAAGAATAATAGACTAATTGACTGGCAGGTAGGTTTTTACAGTTTTGTTGGTTAGGTAGCCAAGCAGCTGCACTTTCACCATCATCTTTCAAAATCTTGATTAGAAAACCAACCCACTTTATAATCGCATCACTAATCTAATTAGAAAAcactaataatataatattcatTGTTTCCCTTGAAGGTCCTTCTTTTTGTGAACTGCAGCTACACCTTTCAAAGTCAAATTTGGACAGCAAACATTGATTTCTTAATCTTTAAAGTAAAGAATGACCTCCATCTTCACAAGAAATGTCAACTTCTTTacagttttttatttatatattgtgTGTTTTCTATTCACAACCAAAATTTTCAATCAAGTTCGTAGCTATAGATCATGGTCCGCAGCCAGTGAGGCACCCTTGACTGTTAATTGATTGTTTGAAACTAGAAGTAGACTTGACAAATGAATAAATTGGATTTTTATATTTCAACCATGTACACACTCAATAAGAACATTTTCATGCATGAGTCATGATGTTACACGTTACGAATTTGATTTATCGATTATTATAAATTGGTATGATTGGAGGAAGCCCTAGACTTCATTCAGAACTTTGTATTTGAAGATTTTTTTATCAGTCTAATTGTTTTCAATTGAGGccattttctttcaaaaagatcaaagaaacaaaatatcCAACCCGCTTAATGCTTGACTCATGATATGATAATTAGTGGATAAACCTTGCTTAATGCTTGAGTATTAGGACGAATATTTCAACCCATCAACATAGTACTCATGATCAAAAAATATAATGGTTAGGTTCGGAGGGAAGATTAAACAACTAGAATTTTTAGTCTCACAACCAACTTGCTAATTATTTTCCTTGATTATTCTTTGTCCACCATGCCTTTGATTTGGAAGTTTCAACATGTAACCCTTTTTATTTATGCATGCCTACAACGCGGTTTTATAATcgataataaaatttaattagttCTTCAATGTTCACGAAAGAATGTAGAAAATTAAACTAGAACCAAAGATAAGAACAATTAAATTCCCCTCAAATGGGTGTTTTAAGTTAGCATAAACATCATAGCTgatatgagaaatgtttttaaataattgaaaacgtttttagaTAAAATGTTTTGTGGAtaccaaaagcacttgaagatTAACTCACATTTTTAATAAGGATTGATTtcgaaaacattttttttaaaacccttTCAATCATTTAAAATCATTTTTCAAACGcgttaaaagaacaaaaataagtAATGTGTAATGTGATTTATTGTATTCTAGATATAACTCAACTACAAAACCAGGATAAACTAAAGGATACAAAAGAATTAAGAGATCAATCAGATCACCCTAGCTAGCTATCTATAATTCGTGTAACAAGTATTTACATATCTAATTGGAAATTAAGAAAGAGCAAAAAAactatgaaaagaaaagaaaagaaaagaaaataagatgCTAACAAATGTAAGGAACAAGAAACGCAGAGAAACCAAATCTTCTTCCATTTGTATCACTTGGAAGTGTTTAGTTGTTGAGGTCGTTGGTTCCTTTGCTGGGTCCAGAAGGCGGCTTTGTTCCTTTGGGAAGAAGATTCAAAATCAGCGGTCCATACTTTGCAGCTGCTGCAGCACCAAACCTTGGAGTTTCAGCAGCAGAAGCTTGAATATTACTGTCGTTTGTGTGGCATGGCAGCACTTGCTGTTTCTGTGACTCTGAAGGGTTTTCTAGTAATAGCGTAAGGTGGCCGTTCAAGAGCCTAGCGGATGCTGAAGAAGTTAGCACCGATGCGAACACTACGAGGAGAAGGAGTAATACCAGTTTTGCCATTAGGGTTTCTGTGAAAGGTTTTGGAGGATATGAACTGGTTTGGAGGGAATTAATGGGACTGGAAAATGAGAAGCAGCGGTGGTGTGAGTATGTGAGCCAAATGAAGCTGCTGGTTTTCTTTTGGGTGCAGTGTTGAAGAAGATGAGAGGTTTATGGGGATTTTATACGTGAAAGTTTGGCCGAAAGCGCGTGAAGGGGACGGGGAGTGGGAGAGGAGGTTCCCGCGATGACAGACCAGATGAGATGCGATC
Proteins encoded in this region:
- the LOC126627739 gene encoding alpha-galactosidase 3-like, giving the protein MAKRRITLSLYTLFLSLSVVSLAIAVRVTPLLQTQEKPSFQRPTFNRIFDTSKYGILQLNNGLAQTPQMGWNSWNFFACNINETVIKETADALISTGLAELGYAYVNIDDCWSSPTRNSEGQLVPEPKTFPSGIKALADYIHGKGLKLGIYSDAGVFTCQVRPGSLYHESADAKLFASWDVDYLKYDNCYNLGIPPKERYPPMREALNASGRTIFYSLCEWGVDDPALWAGKVGNSWRTTDDINDTWASMTTIADLNDKWAAYAGPGGWNDPDMLEVGNGGMTYKEYRAHFSIWALMKAPLLIGCDVRNMTAETFEILSNEEIIAVNQDPLGVQGRKVYVSGTDGCYQVWAGPLSGDRLTVALWNRCSKSETITATWEVLGLESGISVSVRDLWQHKEVAVDAVSSFGAQVDAHDCRMYIFTPRTGSLRYVA
- the LOC126627743 gene encoding uncharacterized protein LOC126627743; this encodes MAKLVLLLLLVVFASVLTSSASARLLNGHLTLLLENPSESQKQQVLPCHTNDSNIQASAAETPRFGAAAAAKYGPLILNLLPKGTKPPSGPSKGTNDLNN
- the LOC126627742 gene encoding uncharacterized protein LOC126627742; translated protein: MLEFASIDEFCNTTFDPSFVSLSRMLDAMALLIPHLKCNCVQVMKRPGVIIRPLEFEEVNPQGKVEDHKQSGKKQKQKKRNKSNKSKSGSDRIVTKMKELEEKTDRAGMLNLCVLVEIQLP